The Bacillus oleivorans genome has a window encoding:
- a CDS encoding MFS transporter — protein MEQQSVSVQPAGLFRNRVFRAIIVSGLFLQMGIWIRNFAVLLFVMEQTNGDAFAVSMISVAEFAPIFIFSFIGGTFADRWQPKRTMVWCDILSAISVFAVLVTLIFGTWQVVFFATLISAILSQFSQPSGMKLFKMHLPEEQIQAGMSLYQTMFAVFMVLGPIIGTFVFQSFGIHISIAITGTAFLLSAIALVFLPPDRKVESDAAVNTLWQDMKSGVQYVLSKKELSLLGLCFLLAGLGLGFIQPLSIFLVTEQLGLPEENLQWLFMVHGVGMILGGACVMMFAKTVPPQRLLLFGMLVNGIGIAVMGLSTNLWLTLAAEFINGLMLPCIQIGINTMILQRTEEAFIGRVNGILSPLFTGSMVLTMSFAGVLKKEFSLVAMFETSAILFLIGMLFMLPLYNQKMASNTQQVLGSQE, from the coding sequence TTGGAACAACAATCAGTTAGTGTTCAACCTGCAGGCCTTTTTCGTAATCGAGTTTTCCGGGCCATTATTGTTTCAGGTTTATTTTTGCAAATGGGAATTTGGATTAGAAACTTTGCTGTTTTGCTTTTTGTGATGGAGCAGACGAATGGAGATGCTTTTGCTGTTTCAATGATATCCGTTGCCGAATTTGCGCCAATCTTTATTTTTTCCTTTATTGGCGGCACGTTTGCTGACCGATGGCAGCCAAAAAGGACGATGGTTTGGTGTGACATTTTAAGTGCCATCTCCGTATTTGCGGTACTAGTTACTCTTATTTTTGGAACGTGGCAGGTTGTGTTTTTTGCAACCCTCATTTCGGCGATTCTATCTCAGTTCTCACAGCCTTCAGGGATGAAGCTATTCAAAATGCATCTGCCTGAGGAACAAATTCAAGCGGGAATGTCTCTTTATCAAACGATGTTTGCGGTATTTATGGTGTTAGGCCCGATTATTGGAACGTTTGTTTTTCAATCGTTTGGAATTCACATCTCTATTGCCATTACCGGAACCGCCTTTTTGCTTTCTGCAATAGCCCTTGTTTTTCTGCCGCCAGACCGGAAAGTAGAATCAGATGCTGCAGTAAACACATTGTGGCAGGATATGAAGAGCGGGGTTCAGTATGTATTAAGTAAAAAAGAATTAAGTTTATTAGGCTTATGCTTTTTATTAGCCGGACTCGGGCTGGGATTTATTCAGCCGCTTTCGATCTTCCTTGTCACCGAACAATTAGGCTTGCCTGAAGAAAATCTTCAATGGCTGTTTATGGTCCATGGTGTGGGAATGATTTTAGGCGGAGCTTGTGTGATGATGTTTGCTAAAACAGTCCCGCCGCAGCGGCTGCTCCTGTTTGGAATGCTTGTAAATGGTATTGGCATAGCCGTAATGGGACTGTCTACCAATCTGTGGCTTACATTAGCAGCTGAGTTCATTAACGGGTTAATGCTTCCATGTATTCAAATCGGGATCAATACGATGATTTTACAAAGAACAGAAGAAGCATTTATTGGCCGGGTCAATGGAATCTTAAGCCCGCTATTTACAGGCTCCATGGTTCTAACGATGAGTTTCGCTGGAGTACTGAAAAAAGAATTCTCACTTGTAGCTATGTTTGAAACATCCGCTATCCTGTTTTTGATTGGAATGTTATTCATGCTGCCATTATACAATCAGAAAATGGCATCCAATACACAGCAAGTGCTGGGTTCGCAGGAATAA
- a CDS encoding phytoene desaturase family protein, producing MTIVTDQSYDSIIIGGGLAGLVSANYLAQQGKKVAVIEKGKKLGGRAATTFVQQSYLNLGPHALYIKGATYQILKELGIHPAGRKPQLNGKIILEGQTHPFPSSPLALLKSDFLTWKEKLEFIKIFSQLLKAEWSKAGDVSFTDWLNEKRLSRKNRIVLQSLLAISSYCSESDLVSAPYAIRQLQLSIKGGVLYLDGGWETLIESLENLAQKRGVLFIKGEMVKKIKGSFPAFQIELSLGRQVGGKTIINTAPPLELQKIAEQSDKFAFLSKLKPVKGVALDLLLEKDETDRTSFSFDADHFIYFSNHSRAASLSEQYEVVHVFGYGPTASQEQMEEFLDRILPGWRERKVYSRYLTNLAVSNAFPNRTTMRIFEKSSRVVEGLFLAGDWCIDEGILADASASSAKRAAMEAEQWLRGENKSEHRSVI from the coding sequence ATGACTATAGTAACTGATCAATCTTATGATTCTATTATCATTGGCGGGGGATTGGCTGGGCTGGTTTCTGCAAACTATCTAGCACAGCAAGGGAAAAAGGTAGCAGTGATTGAAAAAGGAAAGAAGCTCGGCGGGAGAGCTGCGACAACATTTGTCCAGCAATCCTATTTAAACCTTGGGCCACATGCTCTTTATATAAAAGGTGCGACATACCAAATTTTGAAGGAACTGGGGATTCATCCTGCCGGAAGAAAGCCTCAGTTAAACGGCAAGATAATCCTTGAAGGTCAAACGCATCCTTTCCCATCTTCTCCTTTAGCTTTACTCAAATCAGACTTTTTGACATGGAAGGAAAAGCTGGAATTTATTAAGATTTTCTCTCAACTTCTGAAAGCCGAGTGGAGCAAAGCGGGGGACGTTTCATTTACAGACTGGCTCAATGAGAAACGATTATCCAGGAAGAATAGGATCGTGCTTCAGTCGCTTTTAGCCATCTCCAGCTATTGTAGTGAGAGCGATTTAGTTTCTGCCCCGTATGCGATTCGCCAGCTTCAGCTTTCTATAAAGGGCGGTGTCCTCTATTTAGATGGCGGCTGGGAAACTTTGATCGAATCTTTGGAGAATCTGGCTCAAAAAAGAGGAGTTTTGTTTATAAAAGGTGAAATGGTAAAGAAGATCAAGGGAAGCTTTCCTGCTTTTCAAATCGAGCTTTCTTTGGGCAGACAGGTTGGAGGGAAGACGATTATAAATACTGCACCCCCTCTAGAACTGCAAAAAATAGCAGAACAGAGTGATAAGTTTGCTTTTCTGTCAAAACTCAAGCCGGTTAAAGGGGTTGCTTTAGATCTACTTTTAGAAAAAGATGAAACGGATCGAACCAGTTTTAGTTTTGATGCCGACCATTTCATTTACTTTTCTAATCATTCAAGAGCAGCTTCCTTAAGTGAACAGTATGAAGTAGTTCATGTGTTTGGATATGGACCCACTGCTAGCCAAGAGCAAATGGAGGAATTTTTAGACCGAATTTTGCCGGGCTGGCGGGAAAGAAAGGTCTACTCACGGTACCTTACAAATCTGGCTGTAAGCAATGCGTTTCCAAATCGAACTACAATGAGGATATTTGAAAAATCTTCACGCGTAGTGGAAGGTTTGTTCCTGGCAGGGGATTGGTGTATCGATGAAGGAATTCTGGCAGATGCCTCTGCTTCTAGCGCAAAAAGAGCAGCAATGGAAGCTGAACAATGGCTAAGAGGTGAAAATAAAAGTGAACATCGAAGCGTTATATAA
- a CDS encoding ring-cleaving dioxygenase — translation MKIKGIHHVSAITANAERNFKFYTEALGMRLVKKTVNQDDTSVYHLFYGDERGNPGTELTFFEIPMAAGNHPGVHSISSISLRVPNDKALTYWKERFEKLQIAHEEIKERAGRATLAFQDSEGQRLVLVSDQNNRGVKGGEPWDRSLVPVEYGILGLGPVQLTVPLAAPTQQVLEDLLGFREVGTFPAYEEGQRDIIVYEAGEGGTGGEVHIEERTDLPPERLGRGGVHHVAFRVEDEEELHQWIEKVKTSRLPNSGFVERFYFKSLYFRERNRILFELATDGPGFDTDEDIEHLGESLALPPYLEDQRNVIEAKLKPLNTNKS, via the coding sequence ATGAAAATCAAAGGGATTCACCATGTTTCAGCGATTACGGCAAACGCCGAACGTAATTTTAAATTTTACACAGAAGCATTGGGAATGAGACTAGTTAAAAAAACGGTCAATCAAGATGATACATCGGTATATCATTTGTTTTATGGGGATGAAAGGGGTAACCCGGGAACAGAGCTCACTTTTTTCGAAATCCCGATGGCAGCTGGGAATCATCCAGGGGTACATAGTATTTCTTCAATCTCTCTAAGGGTTCCCAATGATAAAGCATTGACCTACTGGAAAGAACGATTTGAAAAGCTGCAAATAGCGCACGAGGAGATTAAAGAAAGAGCGGGACGGGCCACCCTTGCTTTTCAAGACTCTGAGGGACAACGCTTGGTTTTGGTATCCGATCAAAATAACAGGGGAGTTAAAGGCGGGGAGCCATGGGATCGAAGTCTGGTACCTGTAGAATATGGGATTCTTGGCTTGGGTCCTGTTCAGCTCACAGTTCCTTTAGCCGCGCCAACCCAGCAAGTGTTAGAGGACCTGCTGGGCTTCCGCGAAGTTGGAACTTTTCCGGCTTATGAGGAAGGGCAACGCGATATTATCGTGTATGAGGCAGGCGAAGGGGGGACTGGCGGAGAAGTACATATTGAAGAAAGAACGGATCTTCCGCCTGAACGACTGGGCCGAGGCGGAGTCCACCATGTTGCCTTCCGCGTCGAGGATGAAGAGGAATTGCATCAATGGATTGAAAAAGTAAAAACATCTCGATTACCGAACTCTGGTTTTGTTGAACGCTTTTATTTTAAATCCCTCTATTTTAGAGAGAGGAACCGAATTTTATTTGAACTGGCGACAGATGGCCCCGGATTCGATACGGATGAAGACATTGAACATTTAGGAGAATCCTTGGCATTGCCGCCCTATTTAGAAGATCAAAGAAATGTGATTGAGGCAAAGCTCAAACCGTTAAATACGAATAAATCTTAA
- a CDS encoding GNAT family N-acetyltransferase, which translates to METNTSILKPFPALETERLILRPLTLADKEAIFDYSSRPEVAQYVTWETHKTLSDSEAFIDFALNQYEAGGVAPWGMVIKATNQLIGTIDFVSWNQTHGYAEIGYVCSPDHWGKGYTPEAGKACLSFGFEKMGLTRIQARTFAENEASQRVLKKLGMTYEGTMRKWMKVKGKHWDLTMYSILREEYETQE; encoded by the coding sequence ATGGAAACGAATACAAGTATATTAAAACCATTTCCAGCCCTAGAAACAGAGCGGCTGATTTTACGACCTCTTACTTTAGCAGATAAAGAAGCGATTTTCGATTATTCTTCCCGGCCAGAAGTAGCCCAATATGTAACATGGGAAACACATAAAACATTAAGTGACTCGGAGGCTTTTATCGATTTTGCTTTAAACCAGTATGAAGCTGGCGGGGTTGCACCATGGGGAATGGTGATCAAGGCAACCAATCAACTGATCGGGACGATCGATTTTGTCTCCTGGAATCAAACCCACGGATATGCAGAAATCGGCTATGTTTGTTCTCCAGATCACTGGGGGAAAGGCTACACACCAGAAGCGGGAAAAGCATGCTTGAGCTTTGGTTTTGAAAAAATGGGCCTAACCCGGATTCAGGCACGGACCTTTGCAGAAAATGAAGCATCCCAAAGAGTTCTAAAGAAGCTGGGCATGACGTATGAAGGAACGATGAGAAAGTGGATGAAGGTTAAAGGCAAGCATTGGGATTTGACGATGTACTCGATATTGAGGGAAGAGTATGAGACTCAGGAATAA
- the mraY gene encoding phospho-N-acetylmuramoyl-pentapeptide-transferase: protein MFEVILPAAVTLALVLLLCPFLIQYLKKLQLTQPIRKELPEEQQVKHGTPLMTGSIFLLGIIIALIYSSSEVMLFLCTAFVLYSVIGFLDDYWKASRQDPNGMSGKMKLILQFIVTGLLLYIITAKLGLDTNIQLFNHWSIDFPFIIYLLTMAVFVVGSTNAINFTDGMDGLLGVVAIPTYFFFFVISDIPEIQVFCLIMIANILGFLMFNIFPAKAFMGDTGSLAIGGSLAFLAIIEKVEIIIPLLFFIYFAEQLSVVIQVFVYKRTQKRVFQMTPIHYHFSLKYGWTENAVVIVFGFISWVGTFISYGYWKYFLS, encoded by the coding sequence GTGTTTGAGGTTATTCTTCCGGCTGCCGTAACGCTCGCACTTGTACTTCTTCTTTGTCCATTCCTGATCCAGTACCTGAAAAAGTTACAATTAACGCAGCCGATTCGCAAAGAGCTCCCGGAAGAGCAGCAAGTAAAACATGGAACACCACTTATGACTGGCAGTATTTTTCTGCTGGGTATTATCATCGCACTTATTTATTCATCAAGCGAAGTGATGTTATTTTTATGCACAGCATTTGTCTTATACAGTGTCATTGGCTTTTTAGATGATTATTGGAAGGCTTCCAGGCAAGACCCTAATGGGATGTCAGGAAAAATGAAACTGATTCTTCAATTTATTGTTACGGGGTTACTGCTTTACATCATTACGGCCAAATTAGGACTAGATACAAATATTCAGCTTTTTAATCACTGGTCAATTGATTTTCCTTTTATCATTTATTTACTGACTATGGCTGTCTTTGTTGTCGGGTCAACAAATGCAATTAACTTTACCGATGGAATGGACGGGTTATTAGGCGTAGTCGCGATCCCTACGTATTTTTTCTTCTTTGTCATATCAGATATACCGGAAATTCAAGTTTTTTGCCTGATTATGATTGCCAATATTTTAGGTTTTCTTATGTTTAATATATTTCCGGCAAAAGCATTTATGGGTGATACCGGTTCCCTTGCCATAGGAGGTTCTTTAGCATTTCTAGCTATTATAGAAAAAGTTGAAATCATTATTCCATTATTATTTTTTATTTATTTTGCCGAACAGCTTTCGGTTGTTATTCAAGTATTCGTTTATAAACGTACGCAAAAAAGAGTATTTCAGATGACCCCGATCCATTATCATTTTTCATTAAAATATGGCTGGACAGAAAATGCAGTCGTGATTGTGTTTGGGTTTATTTCTTGGGTAGGTACGTTTATTAGCTACGGATATTGGAAGTATTTTCTATCTTAA
- a CDS encoding alpha/beta hydrolase: MVNRKSFPFTNSIGNTLKCTLLTQDDQNRKLAILLPGAGYNTKMPIFYYTTSLFLELGFDVLLINYDFSGKEYEKVSNDELFRCVRKDVLAGYEKVNPGENYQDFVIAGKSLGTIAMATLFDEKKEIGQAKSIWLTPLIHNDYVFNHMSNAKQKSLAVIGTEDFCYREERWTILKQMSNFETLLIDRADHSLDRKGDVLSSIEALKETIEQMRRFVTE; encoded by the coding sequence TTGGTGAATAGAAAATCCTTTCCTTTTACAAACTCAATCGGGAATACGCTTAAATGTACTCTATTGACTCAAGATGATCAAAATCGGAAACTTGCAATCTTACTTCCCGGTGCAGGCTACAATACAAAAATGCCAATATTCTATTACACAACTTCCCTATTTCTTGAACTTGGTTTTGATGTCCTCCTTATAAACTATGACTTTTCAGGAAAAGAGTACGAAAAAGTTTCAAATGATGAGTTATTCCGATGTGTAAGGAAAGATGTTTTGGCGGGCTATGAAAAAGTAAATCCAGGGGAAAACTATCAGGATTTTGTAATAGCAGGTAAATCATTGGGAACGATAGCAATGGCTACCCTCTTTGATGAAAAGAAAGAAATCGGACAGGCAAAATCGATTTGGCTGACACCTTTAATTCATAATGATTATGTATTCAATCATATGAGCAACGCCAAGCAAAAGTCTTTAGCTGTGATTGGAACAGAGGATTTTTGCTATCGGGAAGAAAGATGGACCATACTCAAGCAAATGTCCAATTTCGAAACTTTGCTTATTGATCGAGCAGACCACAGTCTAGATCGAAAAGGGGATGTTCTTTCTTCTATAGAGGCCTTAAAGGAAACAATTGAACAAATGAGACGGTTTGTAACAGAATAG
- a CDS encoding basic amino acid ABC transporter substrate-binding protein, producing the protein MKKKPFFLLAIILGLIFVLAACGTSTSEETATSGETAGTEPLRVVTNAAYAPFEYMEGDKIVGFDIDLINALAEEAGYEIEIEHVGWDPLFVEIESERADLAIGAITINDDRKQTYDFSHPYFLSTNKILVPEDSTIQSGEDLVGLTVAVQGGTTGDAAVEKLFGTNHQDIKKFEDNNLAIQELLQGGAEAVVADNTVVEEYVKNNPDQKLKVVEDSSSFEQEFYGFMFPKGSELKADFDEALNTLFENGTYAEIYEEWFGVEPDLETIKAQQ; encoded by the coding sequence ATGAAGAAAAAACCATTCTTTTTACTGGCAATTATTTTAGGACTTATCTTCGTTTTGGCTGCTTGTGGAACCAGCACTAGTGAAGAAACTGCAACATCTGGGGAAACAGCTGGAACGGAACCATTACGTGTCGTTACAAATGCCGCATATGCGCCATTTGAGTACATGGAAGGCGATAAAATTGTCGGTTTTGATATTGATTTAATCAATGCCCTTGCAGAAGAAGCAGGGTATGAAATTGAAATTGAACATGTCGGCTGGGATCCTCTTTTCGTAGAAATCGAGTCTGAAAGAGCCGATTTAGCTATTGGTGCGATTACGATTAATGATGATCGCAAACAAACCTATGATTTTTCTCATCCATACTTTTTATCAACGAATAAAATTTTAGTGCCAGAAGATAGCACGATTCAATCAGGAGAAGACTTGGTAGGCTTAACGGTTGCTGTGCAAGGCGGAACTACAGGGGATGCAGCCGTTGAAAAATTATTTGGAACCAATCATCAAGACATTAAAAAGTTTGAAGATAATAACTTAGCGATTCAAGAGCTGCTGCAAGGCGGAGCAGAAGCCGTTGTTGCGGATAACACGGTAGTAGAAGAGTATGTTAAAAACAATCCTGATCAAAAATTAAAAGTGGTAGAGGATAGCAGCAGTTTTGAACAAGAATTCTACGGATTCATGTTCCCGAAAGGAAGCGAATTAAAAGCAGATTTCGACGAAGCTCTCAATACTCTTTTTGAAAATGGCACATATGCTGAAATTTATGAGGAATGGTTTGGAGTAGAACCGGATCTAGAAACGATTAAAGCTCAGCAATAA
- a CDS encoding YjiH family protein, protein MEKPKQIQIQKANPSLKAYSAADYLNFIIPSIIGVFLFMVPITVDGGMTIPVALLAGELREILAEIIPYLATVFMGVAAIGSIIAKAIEPRNPVLKTLFSVNWFWLAVRLIGFILAIMTLFQWGSEAIYSGNTGGLVLDLIVSLFTIFLFAGLFLPLLLDFGLLEFVGTLLIKVMRPVFKLPGRSSIDVLASWVGDGTIGVVLTDKQYQDGFYTKREAAIIGTTFSVVSITFSITVLETVGLEHLFGPYYLTIVIAGLVAALIMPRIWPLSKKPDTTYEKAVQQPDEEIPADVNLVNWGLAQAANKASKTKNYGAVISSGFKNVLDMWIGVIPVVMAFGTIALIVAEYTDFFVVLGKPIEPILAFMQVPEASEAAQTVLIGFADMFLPSILASEMIESSMTLFIIAALSVTQLIYMSEVGGLLMGSKIPVNFLDLVVIFLLRTIITLPVIVIAAHIIF, encoded by the coding sequence ATGGAAAAACCAAAACAAATTCAAATACAAAAAGCAAACCCATCGCTTAAAGCCTATTCGGCGGCAGATTATTTAAATTTTATCATCCCATCTATTATTGGTGTGTTCTTATTTATGGTACCGATCACAGTTGATGGAGGTATGACGATCCCTGTTGCACTATTAGCAGGAGAGTTACGTGAGATTCTTGCTGAAATCATTCCTTATTTAGCTACAGTCTTTATGGGAGTAGCGGCAATTGGTTCTATAATAGCAAAAGCAATAGAACCAAGAAATCCTGTTTTAAAAACATTATTTTCAGTAAACTGGTTTTGGCTTGCTGTAAGATTGATAGGATTTATTCTTGCGATTATGACCCTGTTTCAATGGGGCAGTGAAGCAATTTATTCAGGAAATACAGGCGGACTAGTCTTAGATCTTATTGTTTCCTTATTTACGATTTTCTTATTTGCAGGTCTATTTCTTCCATTATTATTAGATTTTGGTCTTCTTGAATTTGTCGGAACCTTACTGATTAAAGTAATGAGACCTGTATTCAAGCTTCCAGGCCGTTCATCGATCGACGTTTTAGCTTCATGGGTAGGAGATGGAACGATTGGTGTTGTTTTAACTGACAAACAATATCAGGATGGATTCTATACGAAGCGTGAGGCAGCCATTATCGGAACCACATTTTCTGTAGTATCGATCACGTTTAGTATTACTGTGCTCGAAACGGTTGGTCTTGAGCATTTATTTGGACCTTATTATTTAACCATTGTAATTGCAGGTTTAGTTGCAGCACTGATCATGCCTAGAATTTGGCCGCTTTCAAAAAAACCTGATACAACTTATGAAAAAGCCGTGCAGCAGCCTGATGAAGAAATTCCGGCTGACGTGAATTTAGTAAACTGGGGACTTGCGCAAGCAGCGAACAAAGCATCAAAGACTAAGAATTATGGGGCTGTTATAAGCTCTGGATTTAAAAATGTATTAGACATGTGGATTGGTGTTATTCCAGTAGTTATGGCTTTCGGGACCATTGCCTTGATTGTGGCTGAATACACGGACTTTTTTGTTGTACTCGGTAAACCAATTGAACCGATTTTAGCTTTCATGCAAGTTCCTGAAGCTTCGGAGGCAGCCCAAACCGTTTTAATCGGGTTTGCTGACATGTTCCTTCCATCGATTTTAGCAAGTGAAATGATTGAAAGCTCGATGACATTGTTTATTATAGCGGCCCTTTCTGTAACGCAATTAATTTACATGTCTGAAGTTGGGGGACTATTAATGGGATCGAAAATCCCGGTTAACTTCCTCGACCTAGTTGTTATCTTTTTATTAAGAACCATTATCACTTTACCAGTAATCGTCATTGCTGCTCATATTATTTTCTAA
- a CDS encoding AimR family lysis-lysogeny pheromone receptor, producing the protein MKLGELLLQISYELQYSPEDWARILNVSADEVNGYFLGTKELPVLPFFHLIHNSYSDYEKKKYIFSVHMDSIQSASNFLYAMELTEQSGETESLIRIIEKAMKSEDPRVQEWAEMYALSLKRDEMFEDDLLYTAKKATLKSSEMKILLETIRTQLLRKINANITIDKLADEYSHHLEKIENNFFKSAFKLRLHVSTIYSTLRLNLVGKVRRIGEMYLNDEETKVYFPLRHCYILHYYALSFLYEDPYRALELIDEANDILKTIQNSRARHYLNENGKTKAFIKNVWEMDQPEPDDIPEKIHYCIANGDMKKAQALLIDLEKVQPLTPFQDYYWGVAFSDEEALQRSYETFRSNGDFFFAVLPIRALSKMSLEKLKEKQIKN; encoded by the coding sequence ATGAAGCTCGGTGAACTTCTGCTCCAAATATCATATGAACTTCAATATTCTCCCGAAGATTGGGCTAGGATATTGAATGTTTCTGCTGATGAGGTTAACGGATACTTTTTAGGAACAAAGGAACTGCCGGTTCTGCCTTTTTTTCATTTAATTCATAATTCTTATTCAGATTATGAAAAAAAGAAATACATTTTTTCTGTTCATATGGACTCCATCCAATCAGCTTCTAATTTCCTATATGCCATGGAGCTGACGGAACAGTCGGGAGAGACTGAGAGCTTGATTAGGATTATAGAAAAGGCTATGAAATCAGAGGATCCTCGTGTTCAGGAATGGGCGGAAATGTATGCTTTATCGCTTAAGCGAGATGAGATGTTTGAGGATGATTTGCTATATACGGCAAAAAAAGCGACTTTAAAGAGCAGTGAAATGAAAATACTCCTCGAAACGATTAGAACCCAACTTCTTCGAAAGATAAATGCCAATATCACCATCGATAAACTTGCAGATGAATATTCCCATCACCTTGAAAAAATTGAAAACAACTTTTTTAAATCAGCATTTAAATTAAGACTTCATGTTAGTACCATCTATAGTACTCTCCGGTTGAATTTGGTTGGAAAAGTCCGAAGAATCGGTGAAATGTATTTAAATGATGAAGAAACAAAAGTGTATTTTCCGCTTCGTCACTGTTACATTCTTCACTATTATGCATTGTCATTTTTGTATGAGGATCCTTACAGAGCTTTAGAACTAATCGACGAAGCCAACGACATTTTAAAAACCATACAAAACAGCCGGGCAAGGCATTATCTCAATGAAAATGGAAAAACGAAAGCATTTATTAAAAATGTCTGGGAGATGGATCAGCCTGAGCCAGATGACATTCCAGAAAAAATTCATTACTGTATCGCAAATGGGGATATGAAAAAAGCCCAGGCCCTATTAATCGACCTGGAAAAAGTTCAGCCTTTAACTCCATTTCAGGATTACTACTGGGGTGTCGCCTTTTCCGATGAAGAAGCCTTACAGAGATCCTATGAAACGTTCAGGTCCAACGGGGATTTTTTCTTTGCCGTACTTCCGATAAGGGCCTTATCGAAAATGTCTTTAGAAAAACTAAAAGAAAAGCAAATAAAGAACTAG
- a CDS encoding zinc ribbon domain-containing protein, with the protein MSFCPNCGHGLNSDQQFCPECGKPLSRSTSTSASNSGVTVTVEETTAPPKPMSKRQKIVLLSSGVAVVLLVVAYFVLQHIASVEYRLDRFEQALEEKDEKALMKYVSSYDANVAVKESNIQDFIEYVNDDPFYKEDLLESLREQAKNLDDPQVELYEEATVLLKKSGKQFLLFDNYKIQLLPYYFEIETNYAGAKIFIDGKEVGESDSDYFVDTYGPYLPGEYTIKVEYQSELASLDHEENINLFDQSGQNIYVDMWLEGYYVEVFSNHGDGGLYIDGNYAGTVWELGTIGPIDLDGSHTIYMEKEFPWGTVKSEEFEITDTYYDLSIDPMTEDMRNQVAEAIYTFEVQRFLSLQTLDPAHIVATPFYAEDLAAEVQYYIDSEYVYYGTGLDTVTVDLDTMELYTEEDYIHVDAYGKIDWTGDVYPASYAEEETPEFVESITTETDSDFRSYGVLYNFETGQWEVDGLYWSPYSEFEPDGGLVVFDANTEI; encoded by the coding sequence ATGAGTTTTTGCCCAAATTGTGGACATGGGTTGAATTCAGATCAGCAGTTTTGTCCCGAATGTGGAAAACCGCTTAGCAGAAGCACATCCACATCCGCCTCAAATTCAGGAGTAACTGTTACTGTTGAAGAAACCACTGCCCCACCCAAACCAATGTCTAAAAGACAGAAAATTGTCCTGCTTTCAAGCGGTGTTGCAGTAGTGCTGCTCGTTGTAGCGTACTTTGTGCTGCAGCATATAGCGAGCGTTGAGTACCGTCTTGATCGATTCGAGCAAGCGTTAGAAGAAAAAGATGAAAAAGCATTAATGAAGTATGTTTCTTCTTATGATGCAAATGTTGCAGTAAAGGAATCAAACATTCAGGATTTCATCGAATACGTCAATGATGATCCTTTTTATAAGGAAGATTTGCTGGAGAGTTTAAGAGAGCAAGCAAAGAATTTAGACGACCCGCAAGTGGAACTGTATGAAGAAGCGACGGTTTTATTGAAGAAATCCGGAAAACAATTTTTGCTGTTTGATAATTATAAAATTCAGCTGCTTCCGTATTATTTTGAAATTGAAACGAATTATGCGGGAGCAAAAATTTTCATAGATGGAAAAGAAGTAGGAGAAAGTGATTCTGATTATTTTGTAGATACATATGGACCTTACCTTCCAGGTGAATATACGATAAAAGTTGAATATCAATCAGAATTAGCGTCACTTGATCATGAGGAAAATATTAACCTATTTGATCAGTCTGGCCAAAATATTTACGTAGACATGTGGCTTGAAGGTTATTATGTCGAGGTTTTTTCCAATCATGGAGATGGCGGTTTGTATATTGACGGAAATTATGCAGGGACCGTGTGGGAATTAGGAACTATTGGACCGATTGATTTAGACGGTTCCCATACGATTTATATGGAAAAGGAATTCCCATGGGGTACGGTAAAGAGTGAAGAGTTTGAAATCACCGATACGTATTATGATCTCAGCATTGACCCTATGACAGAAGATATGAGAAACCAAGTGGCTGAAGCGATTTATACGTTTGAAGTTCAGAGATTTTTGAGCTTACAAACTTTAGATCCGGCTCATATCGTCGCAACTCCGTTTTATGCAGAAGATCTGGCAGCCGAAGTCCAGTATTATATTGACTCGGAATATGTTTATTACGGAACTGGTCTTGATACGGTTACAGTTGACCTCGACACAATGGAACTTTACACTGAAGAAGATTATATCCATGTTGATGCGTACGGTAAGATTGATTGGACTGGCGATGTCTATCCTGCCTCTTATGCAGAAGAGGAAACTCCAGAATTTGTAGAAAGTATTACGACAGAAACCGATAGCGACTTCCGTTCTTATGGTGTCCTCTACAACTTCGAAACCGGCCAATGGGAAGTCGATGGGCTCTACTGGTCCCCATACTCCGAATTCGAACCTGACGGCGGGCTAGTTGTTTTTGATGCCAATACAGAAATATAG